In Maledivibacter sp., the genomic stretch TTAATCATTGAACTCGATCTGCTCCTAGTACCCTCAGGGAAAATGAATATGGAACCATTGTTTTTCAGATGTTTTATGGCCTTCTTTATGGCTTGCTTATCCGCTGAATTAGGAGTTATTTGTATTGTATTCACAGTTTCAAGAACCAAATTGGTTACAATATTTTTACTCAGCTTTATACCCGCCATGAATGCCACATCAGTATCCTTTAATAGCTTATTTAAAATAACACCGTCAATATTACTAAGATGGTTTCCTATATAGATTGTTGGTACTCCCTTTCTTTCGTTAAGAATATCCCTATTTACTATCTCGATTTCAGCATATTTTTTCAAAAATTTATCTATTAATTTTTTAGTTAATAAAATCCTAGTATTCTTAGGTAGTATTCCAGTGGCTTTAGCAAAAACATTAAGAATTAAACTCATTATTTAAGCTGGTAAAAAACCAGCCCCTCCTCTCTGATTAAAAGATATTATATGTATCATTAATTATTATATCATTATTATGGTCGATTTGTATTTCCAGTTAAACAGTTAACTTTAGGAAATCTATATAAAAGAAAATTAAGATTTTTCTATAATATTTATGTGTGTTGAA encodes the following:
- a CDS encoding 1-acyl-sn-glycerol-3-phosphate acyltransferase, with the protein product MSLILNVFAKATGILPKNTRILLTKKLIDKFLKKYAEIEIVNRDILNERKGVPTIYIGNHLSNIDGVILNKLLKDTDVAFMAGIKLSKNIVTNLVLETVNTIQITPNSADKQAIKKAIKHLKNNGSIFIFPEGTRSRSSSMIKAKKGFVLLAKMSKAQLVPIALEGTEKLLPINGADMGKEKFNHSKVKVTLGEAFDLPEKTEDNKGIWTE